Proteins co-encoded in one Planctomicrobium piriforme genomic window:
- the urtA gene encoding urea ABC transporter substrate-binding protein, with amino-acid sequence MTGNASPSPHEPEASPKPHLGETQVVHNEPPAAIPGETPGVSGKETQSLQAAQTWVGKPLGKYKITGVLGKGGMGIVLKGHDSLIDRDVAIKLLPEDLSADATSLNRFLTEARAAGKLSHPNVVSIYEVGAEGAMYYLVMELIAGGSIEERLSKGKAYSPFEATRIMIDACQGIVAAHHVGLVHRDMKPANLLRAHDGRVKVTDFGIVKEVTAESQQVTRAGVVVGTPYYMSPEQCEGRPIDVRCDVYSLGATYFSLLTGRSPYVDSKSVVQVMYAHCHLPPPDPLEVDATIPPACAEVVRKAMAKSPEDRYQTAAEMLADLNMILAAMSGATLHPGATLHTGQLLATQPRGLPKQPILTTPPQSNRRQFLWAAGLGGLAVVGGGIGAIVWNSSRKGESAAAVVPPVAVPTSGEPIKVGVLHSLSGTMASSETSVVDATLLAIEEINQAGGLLGRKIKPVVVDGRSDWPTFAREAERLINQEKVCTIFGGWTSASRKTMKPVFEETGSLLVYPLQYEGLETSPNIVYMGAAPNQQILPAIDWVQSSLGKKKFFLVGSDYVFPRSAHAIIKDHLRKGGAEVVGEEFLPLGSQLTQGVIEKIKAAQPDMILNTINGDTNVAFFRDLRAAGITPSVIPTLSFSIGENELRSFDLNSMQGDYAAWTYFESIDTPANKEFVERFHERYPQRVITDPMESAYVGVKLWGQAVKEASSIEPKAIRRAMLDQRMAAPEGAVRIDAETQHCFKTPRLGQIRNDGQFDIVWTAKEPVRPEPYPVSRTAADWKAFLHDLYTGWGNQWAAK; translated from the coding sequence ATGACAGGCAACGCCAGTCCCTCCCCACACGAGCCGGAAGCCAGTCCCAAGCCTCATTTGGGGGAAACGCAGGTCGTTCACAACGAACCGCCGGCGGCGATTCCCGGCGAGACTCCTGGTGTTTCCGGCAAGGAAACGCAGTCCCTGCAGGCGGCCCAGACCTGGGTCGGCAAACCGCTCGGCAAGTACAAGATCACCGGCGTCCTGGGGAAAGGGGGGATGGGAATCGTCCTCAAAGGACACGATTCGCTCATCGACCGCGATGTGGCAATCAAGCTGTTGCCGGAAGATCTCTCCGCCGATGCCACGAGCCTGAATCGCTTTCTCACCGAAGCGCGGGCGGCAGGGAAATTATCGCATCCGAACGTCGTCTCGATCTACGAGGTCGGCGCGGAAGGGGCGATGTATTACCTGGTGATGGAATTGATCGCTGGCGGGAGCATTGAAGAACGGCTGAGTAAGGGGAAAGCATATAGCCCGTTCGAAGCAACGCGGATCATGATCGACGCCTGCCAGGGGATTGTGGCGGCGCATCACGTCGGACTCGTGCATCGGGACATGAAGCCGGCCAACCTGTTGCGAGCCCATGACGGCCGGGTGAAGGTGACCGACTTCGGCATCGTCAAAGAAGTGACCGCCGAGAGCCAGCAGGTGACCCGGGCGGGCGTTGTCGTCGGCACCCCTTACTACATGAGTCCCGAGCAGTGCGAAGGGCGGCCGATCGACGTCCGCTGCGATGTCTACTCGCTCGGTGCGACCTACTTCAGCCTGTTGACAGGCCGCAGTCCTTACGTCGATTCAAAGTCGGTCGTGCAGGTGATGTACGCCCATTGCCATTTGCCGCCCCCCGATCCGCTGGAGGTGGATGCGACGATTCCGCCGGCCTGTGCTGAGGTCGTGCGGAAGGCGATGGCCAAGTCGCCGGAGGACCGATATCAAACCGCAGCCGAGATGCTGGCGGACCTGAACATGATTCTTGCGGCGATGTCCGGCGCGACGCTGCATCCGGGGGCGACGCTGCACACTGGGCAACTGCTGGCGACACAGCCCCGAGGGCTTCCGAAACAACCGATTTTGACAACTCCCCCGCAGTCCAACCGTCGTCAGTTTCTGTGGGCGGCGGGGCTAGGAGGCCTGGCTGTTGTCGGCGGGGGGATCGGCGCGATTGTCTGGAATTCCTCGCGCAAGGGGGAATCCGCAGCGGCCGTGGTGCCGCCAGTGGCGGTGCCCACCAGCGGCGAACCGATCAAGGTCGGCGTCCTGCATTCGCTCAGCGGAACGATGGCGAGCAGCGAAACGTCGGTCGTGGATGCGACGTTGCTGGCGATTGAAGAAATCAATCAGGCAGGCGGACTGCTGGGCCGCAAGATCAAGCCCGTGGTCGTCGATGGCCGTTCCGACTGGCCGACCTTCGCGCGGGAAGCGGAACGGCTCATCAATCAGGAAAAGGTCTGCACGATTTTCGGCGGCTGGACCAGCGCGAGCCGCAAGACCATGAAACCGGTGTTCGAAGAGACCGGCAGTTTGTTGGTCTACCCGTTGCAGTATGAAGGACTCGAAACCAGCCCCAATATCGTGTACATGGGCGCCGCGCCGAATCAGCAGATCCTCCCGGCGATCGACTGGGTGCAGTCGTCGCTGGGCAAGAAGAAGTTCTTTCTGGTCGGATCGGACTACGTCTTCCCCCGTTCGGCTCACGCGATCATCAAAGACCATTTGCGGAAGGGCGGCGCGGAAGTTGTCGGCGAAGAGTTCTTGCCGCTCGGCTCGCAGCTGACACAAGGGGTGATCGAGAAGATTAAGGCCGCTCAGCCGGACATGATTCTCAATACGATCAACGGCGATACGAACGTCGCCTTCTTTCGCGACCTGCGTGCCGCGGGAATTACTCCCTCCGTCATCCCGACGCTGTCATTCAGCATTGGCGAGAACGAACTGCGGAGTTTCGACCTGAACAGCATGCAGGGGGATTACGCCGCCTGGACGTACTTTGAATCGATCGACACCCCGGCGAACAAGGAGTTCGTCGAGCGATTTCACGAGCGTTACCCGCAACGGGTCATCACCGACCCGATGGAGTCGGCCTATGTCGGGGTGAAGCTGTGGGGTCAGGCGGTGAAGGAAGCCAGCAGCATCGAGCCCAAGGCGATTCGCCGAGCGATGCTCGATCAGCGGATGGCCGCGCCTGAGGGGGCCGTGCGAATCGACGCGGAAACGCAGCACTGCTTCAAGACTCCGCGACTCGGTCAGATTCGCAATGATGGTCAGTTCGACATCGTGTGGACCGCGAAAGAACCGGTGCGGCCTGAGCCGTATCCCGTCAGCCGCACCGCCGCGGACTGGAAAGCATTTCTGCACGACCTGTACACCGGCTGGGGCAACCAGTGGGCGGCGAAGTGA
- a CDS encoding ATP-dependent helicase: protein MSATFTDDLTPPQRAAAEHIHGPLLILAGPGSGKTRVVTRRIANMLAHGISQRQILAITFTNKAAGEMAERVQSLVPGTKVWISTFHRFCARLLRQYGEAVGLQSNFSILDTGDQKQGIRRVLSDLDFDPLHYSPDKVLWRISTAKNDLLTPERYQERFDSSVGDHWQAVVRRVYPAYQKWLLESNAVDFDDLLLHTANLLAENPELRETLGDRYRYILVDEYQDTNIAQYQIVAAMAQRHRNLCVTGDPDQSIYGWRGARIENILRFERDFPETKTIRLEQNFRSTQAILESADALIVNNTQRKHKSLLTDNTAGEPVQLLRFEDSQHEAEGISKQIRQLLAEDGLNWSDVAIFYRVNSLSRQLETTLMRQRIPFQVAAGVAFYDRVEIRDLLAYLRLIDNPADQAAFLRIVNKPLRGLGKTSQDRLVAWAGQQGVTLLEAAARADKISKLSKKAVLGFKAFAGMLERFSLASSGSVADLLTHVVDKTRYTAAWQGIENEQAYEHLANVDELVNAARQYDEIAGSEVSLQGFLEQTALVSDTDKIQDDAGRVTLMTLHAAKGLEFPAVFVIGVEDGLIPHERSKRDGNRKEVEEERRLLFVGMTRAKQRLFLTETRVRSLHGKTMPTIASPFLTELICEKVDCGTFGGDTLAAWSRVMQGVPFDEDSQEEPDDEPQIIESSSPPASAQPVAPALTTGAALLTGAGATAPRLPLGFAMGQQVRHPRYGRGTVIEIGGFGPRRTVTVAFADSDRKETFVVSKAPLQPVGN, encoded by the coding sequence ATGTCTGCCACGTTCACGGATGATCTGACTCCCCCCCAGCGCGCCGCCGCAGAGCACATTCACGGCCCCCTGCTGATTCTCGCCGGGCCGGGTTCCGGGAAAACCCGCGTCGTCACCCGGCGAATTGCCAACATGCTGGCCCACGGGATCTCGCAACGGCAGATCCTGGCCATCACGTTCACCAACAAAGCGGCCGGAGAAATGGCCGAACGGGTGCAGTCGCTCGTGCCCGGCACCAAAGTCTGGATCAGTACGTTTCACCGCTTCTGCGCCCGACTGCTGCGGCAGTACGGCGAAGCGGTCGGACTGCAGTCGAACTTCTCCATCCTCGATACCGGCGACCAGAAGCAAGGGATTCGCCGCGTACTGAGCGATCTCGATTTCGATCCCCTGCACTATTCGCCAGACAAGGTTCTGTGGCGAATCAGTACCGCCAAGAACGATCTGCTGACCCCGGAACGGTATCAGGAGCGGTTCGACTCCAGCGTCGGCGACCACTGGCAGGCGGTGGTGCGACGCGTGTATCCGGCCTACCAGAAATGGCTGCTCGAATCGAATGCGGTCGACTTCGACGACCTGCTGCTGCACACCGCGAACTTGCTAGCTGAAAATCCCGAGCTCCGCGAAACGCTGGGGGACCGTTACCGCTACATTCTCGTCGACGAGTACCAGGACACGAACATCGCCCAGTACCAGATCGTCGCCGCGATGGCGCAGCGGCATCGCAACCTGTGCGTCACCGGCGACCCTGACCAGTCGATCTACGGCTGGCGCGGCGCGCGGATCGAAAACATTCTGCGATTCGAGCGCGACTTCCCCGAGACGAAAACCATCCGTCTCGAGCAGAACTTTCGCAGCACACAGGCGATTCTGGAATCGGCAGACGCCCTGATCGTCAACAACACGCAGCGCAAACACAAATCGCTGCTCACCGACAACACCGCCGGCGAGCCCGTGCAGTTGCTGCGGTTTGAGGATTCCCAGCACGAAGCGGAAGGGATCTCGAAGCAGATCCGACAACTGCTCGCGGAAGACGGACTCAACTGGAGCGACGTTGCGATCTTCTATCGGGTGAACTCACTGTCGCGTCAGCTCGAAACGACGCTGATGCGGCAACGCATTCCGTTTCAAGTCGCGGCTGGGGTGGCCTTTTATGACCGAGTCGAGATCCGCGACCTGCTGGCCTATTTGAGGTTGATCGATAACCCTGCCGATCAGGCGGCGTTTCTACGAATCGTGAACAAGCCGCTCCGCGGGCTCGGAAAAACCTCCCAAGACCGGCTTGTCGCCTGGGCCGGGCAACAAGGGGTCACGCTCCTCGAAGCCGCGGCGCGAGCCGACAAGATCTCGAAGCTTTCCAAAAAAGCGGTGCTGGGATTCAAGGCCTTTGCCGGCATGCTGGAGCGGTTTTCACTCGCGAGTTCCGGTTCGGTCGCCGACCTGTTGACGCACGTCGTCGACAAGACCCGATATACAGCGGCCTGGCAGGGAATCGAAAACGAACAGGCTTATGAGCATCTGGCCAACGTCGATGAACTGGTCAACGCCGCACGGCAGTACGATGAAATCGCCGGCAGCGAAGTCAGTCTGCAAGGATTTCTCGAACAGACGGCGCTGGTCAGCGACACCGACAAGATTCAGGACGACGCCGGCCGTGTGACCCTGATGACGCTGCATGCTGCCAAAGGGCTTGAGTTCCCGGCAGTATTCGTGATCGGCGTCGAAGACGGCCTGATTCCGCACGAACGTTCGAAACGGGACGGCAACCGCAAAGAGGTCGAGGAAGAACGCCGCCTGTTATTCGTCGGCATGACCAGGGCCAAGCAACGCCTGTTTCTGACGGAAACCCGCGTTCGGTCGCTGCATGGAAAGACAATGCCGACGATCGCCAGCCCGTTCCTCACCGAACTGATTTGCGAAAAGGTCGACTGCGGCACGTTTGGCGGCGATACCCTGGCAGCGTGGTCGCGCGTGATGCAAGGGGTGCCGTTCGACGAGGATTCACAGGAAGAGCCGGACGACGAACCGCAGATCATCGAATCCTCATCACCGCCAGCCAGTGCGCAGCCTGTTGCTCCTGCGCTCACCACCGGAGCGGCCCTGCTGACGGGCGCTGGAGCGACTGCTCCACGACTGCCGCTCGGGTTCGCCATGGGGCAGCAGGTGCGTCATCCCCGTTACGGTCGAGGGACTGTGATTGAAATCGGCGGCTTCGGCCCGCGACGTACGGTGACGGTCGCCTTTGCCGACAGCGACCGAAAAGAGACGTTCGTCGTGAGCAAAGCGCCGCTGCAACCGGTCGGGAACTGA
- the thyX gene encoding FAD-dependent thymidylate synthase produces MSNTAEIDRLRWQKFPVLNDGFVCLVDCMGDDSAVVQAARVSYGAGTKKVSDDRSLIRYLMRHRHTTPFEMAEIKLLVRVPMDCWRQWIRHRTANVNEYSTRYSVAIDSLQTTPPEEWRTQAVSNRQGSEGFLPREQGLKLTESEREFQEAARNLYHERLEVGVARELARKDLPLCTYTEAYWKVDLHNLLNFLSLRMDSHAQLEIRQYATAIGEQILQPLFPVVWEAFQDYRVRSMFLSRLDVEVIQRLQTYASEKHLVPPYSDEAFLACQDPSWKEIARSRERDECRAKLAQMGIVQ; encoded by the coding sequence ATGTCCAATACCGCTGAAATCGACCGTCTGCGCTGGCAGAAGTTTCCCGTACTTAACGACGGGTTTGTCTGCCTGGTCGACTGCATGGGAGACGACAGCGCCGTGGTGCAGGCGGCCCGCGTCAGTTACGGGGCCGGCACCAAAAAGGTCTCCGACGACCGCAGCCTGATCCGCTATCTCATGCGGCATCGCCATACGACTCCCTTCGAAATGGCGGAAATCAAACTGCTCGTTCGCGTGCCGATGGACTGCTGGCGGCAGTGGATTCGGCATCGCACGGCGAATGTGAACGAATACAGCACCCGATATTCGGTGGCGATCGATTCCCTGCAGACCACCCCTCCGGAAGAATGGCGGACGCAGGCGGTCAGCAACCGCCAGGGGAGCGAAGGCTTTCTGCCCCGCGAACAGGGACTGAAGCTGACCGAGTCAGAACGAGAGTTTCAGGAAGCGGCGCGCAATCTATATCACGAACGTCTCGAAGTAGGCGTCGCCAGGGAACTCGCGAGAAAAGACCTGCCGCTGTGTACTTACACCGAGGCCTACTGGAAGGTCGATCTGCACAACCTGTTGAATTTTCTTTCGCTGCGGATGGATTCGCATGCCCAGTTGGAGATCCGGCAGTACGCGACTGCGATTGGCGAACAGATTCTGCAGCCGCTGTTTCCGGTGGTCTGGGAAGCGTTTCAGGATTACCGCGTGCGGTCGATGTTTCTCTCGCGGCTGGACGTGGAAGTGATTCAACGTTTGCAGACGTACGCGAGCGAGAAGCATCTCGTTCCGCCGTACAGCGATGAAGCGTTCCTCGCCTGTCAGGATCCGAGTTGGAAAGAGATCGCCCGCAGCCGCGAACGAGACGAATGCCGGGCCAAGCTGGCGCAGATGGGAATCGTTCAGTAA
- a CDS encoding DUF1579 family protein produces the protein MSLRFVVLTCLLTFFPVWLYADNPSPGDIIKRNAGVWSGTLKTFAPGNPEPVKTGRATERTRPLGDGIWVVSEFDIEIDGERIVGTGQFGFDQIQRRYVGSLVDSKSPSLLVFSGDYVPETNATSMVSQSVSAQGGAPLRWKLETRHTAPDKKTVTMFLETEPDRYEKIMETEYTRQ, from the coding sequence ATGTCGCTGCGTTTCGTGGTTCTAACGTGCCTGCTGACGTTCTTCCCTGTCTGGCTCTACGCCGACAACCCGTCGCCAGGCGACATTATCAAACGCAACGCCGGCGTTTGGTCAGGCACGCTCAAGACGTTCGCCCCCGGCAACCCCGAACCGGTGAAAACCGGCCGCGCCACGGAACGCACCCGACCGCTCGGGGATGGAATCTGGGTCGTCTCGGAATTCGACATCGAAATCGACGGCGAACGGATCGTCGGCACCGGACAGTTTGGATTCGACCAGATTCAACGCCGCTACGTCGGCTCGCTCGTCGACTCGAAATCCCCCAGCCTGCTGGTGTTCTCAGGCGACTATGTGCCCGAGACGAATGCGACATCGATGGTCTCGCAGTCGGTCAGCGCTCAGGGAGGCGCCCCTCTCCGCTGGAAACTCGAAACCCGCCACACCGCCCCGGACAAGAAAACGGTCACGATGTTCCTGGAAACCGAACCAGACCGTTACGAGAAGATCATGGAGACCGAGTACACGCGGCAGTAG
- a CDS encoding DUF1559 domain-containing protein — protein MLSQIHLRRRKHGFTLIELLVVIAIIAILIALLLPAVQQAREAARRSQCKNNLKQLGLAMHNYHDVFNLFPIASGQTQLGAGAGGTSNPYYAFSAHVMMLPYLDLTGVYNQLDLNSHMNVAPNNTVKNTKITAFYCPSDLRWSGAEAGNNYVVSGGPSLWWRYNTLADQVGVFNINKPINVRDIIDGTSNTIAIAETTKGDNSGTASMSQDIGKVAFPTVNNVFWTQAQVNTYGASTTSTVTAGTAVHTHRGREWINGVLGQTVFNTLATPNWTSPDGIECTGCGWYDSRGVIAPRSRHTGGTHATLADGSVRFISDNVDMPTWQNAGHISDGAILGEF, from the coding sequence ATGTTGTCCCAAATTCATTTGCGGCGTCGTAAGCATGGGTTTACGTTAATCGAGTTGCTCGTCGTCATTGCGATCATTGCTATCTTGATCGCACTGCTGCTCCCCGCTGTGCAGCAGGCACGCGAAGCGGCCCGTCGTTCACAGTGCAAGAACAACCTCAAGCAACTGGGGCTGGCAATGCACAACTACCACGACGTCTTCAACCTGTTCCCAATTGCCAGCGGGCAGACCCAGTTGGGCGCCGGCGCCGGCGGAACATCCAATCCGTATTACGCCTTCAGCGCACATGTGATGATGCTGCCGTATCTGGACCTGACAGGCGTCTATAACCAGCTTGACCTCAACTCCCATATGAACGTCGCCCCAAACAACACCGTCAAGAACACCAAAATTACCGCGTTCTACTGCCCATCCGACCTCCGCTGGTCAGGCGCAGAAGCGGGAAATAATTATGTGGTCTCGGGCGGGCCGTCACTCTGGTGGCGGTACAACACGCTGGCCGATCAGGTCGGCGTCTTCAACATCAACAAGCCGATCAATGTTCGCGACATCATTGACGGCACATCGAACACAATCGCCATCGCAGAGACAACGAAGGGTGACAATTCCGGAACCGCGAGCATGAGCCAGGACATTGGCAAAGTCGCGTTCCCCACAGTGAACAACGTCTTCTGGACGCAGGCCCAGGTCAACACCTACGGAGCCTCGACGACATCAACTGTCACGGCCGGGACGGCAGTGCATACCCATCGCGGCCGCGAATGGATCAACGGCGTTTTGGGGCAGACGGTGTTCAACACTCTGGCGACGCCGAACTGGACTTCTCCGGACGGCATCGAATGCACAGGTTGCGGCTGGTATGACTCTCGCGGCGTGATCGCCCCCCGCAGCCGCCACACTGGTGGAACGCATGCGACCCTGGCGGACGGCTCGGTGCGCTTCATCAGCGACAACGTCGACATGCCCACCTGGCAGAATGCCGGACACATCTCAGACGGCGCCATCCTCGGCGAGTTCTAG
- a CDS encoding DUF1559 domain-containing protein, with the protein MHFHRRRTGFTLIELLVVIAIIAILIALLLPAVQQAREAARRSQCKNNLKQLGLAMHNYHDAFNLFPVAQGKSVFDNGNYYRALSAHVMMLPFLDQAPLYNQINLNQMFSDNTPANAGIPGGKTNSQLALDTKLSAFLCPSDLAFAGTGGGNNYVVSGGPSLWWVGVADQVGIFNKDKAIGFRDILDGSSNTIAASESLKGTNNTVVTPVPTNDFSRTIAFPSGFTNTLWTPAMVNTYTASSAAATTKYATTRRYWMQGCTAQTIFTTMAPPNWTAPDATSTSGGDYDGTGVYAARSRHTGGVHTLMGDGGVRFVSDNVDLITWQRAGHIQDGNPLGEF; encoded by the coding sequence ATGCATTTTCATCGTCGCCGTACCGGCTTTACCCTCATTGAGTTGCTGGTGGTGATCGCGATCATCGCCATTCTGATCGCCCTGCTGCTGCCTGCCGTGCAGCAGGCCCGCGAAGCGGCCAGACGGTCGCAGTGCAAGAACAACCTGAAGCAACTCGGGCTGGCCATGCACAACTATCACGACGCCTTCAATCTCTTTCCGGTCGCACAGGGAAAGTCCGTGTTCGACAACGGCAACTACTATCGCGCCCTCAGTGCACACGTCATGATGCTGCCCTTCCTGGATCAGGCGCCTCTCTATAACCAGATCAACCTGAATCAGATGTTCAGCGACAACACTCCGGCCAACGCAGGTATTCCCGGAGGAAAGACAAATAGCCAGCTCGCTCTGGATACCAAACTGTCGGCTTTTCTGTGCCCTTCGGACCTCGCATTCGCAGGCACCGGCGGTGGCAACAACTATGTGGTCTCGGGCGGCCCCTCTCTCTGGTGGGTGGGCGTGGCCGATCAAGTGGGGATTTTCAACAAAGACAAAGCCATCGGCTTCCGCGACATTCTCGACGGCAGTTCGAACACCATCGCCGCATCCGAGTCGTTGAAGGGAACCAACAACACCGTTGTTACACCTGTCCCGACCAACGACTTCTCAAGAACCATCGCTTTCCCTTCAGGCTTCACGAACACATTGTGGACGCCGGCGATGGTCAATACCTACACCGCATCCAGTGCCGCAGCCACGACGAAATATGCGACGACTCGACGTTACTGGATGCAGGGCTGCACCGCCCAGACCATCTTCACAACGATGGCTCCGCCCAACTGGACAGCTCCCGACGCCACATCAACCAGCGGCGGCGACTATGACGGGACTGGCGTTTACGCAGCTCGCAGCCGTCACACCGGCGGAGTCCACACCCTGATGGGCGATGGCGGGGTGCGGTTTGTCAGTGACAACGTCGATCTGATCACCTGGCAACGCGCCGGCCACATTCAAGACGGAAACCCGCTCGGCGAATTCTAG
- a CDS encoding ArnT family glycosyltransferase, with protein MGWNKLISSPQTPGATPWLLRHWDLLLLALFWTGVLLIRIRFLSLPFERDEGEYAYGGQLILDGIPLYRELYTLKWPGTHLSYALILALLGQSIAGVHFGLLLINTAAAAMLYPLARCWLNRPFAVFATASFLTLTLSPAAHGVIANAEHFALLWIVPGLYCLDRGLRRGRSAPCLQAGIFLQAAVVCKQPALMFVIGGCIVCAGAALSDLRCRQGWRNLAAYLAGNGIVGLTLVSLILYWGVWDDFVFWTMTYARDYTSQNSLPLAAWTFYQMLYWVIGGTWPIYVLSVIGLISAAATLPWRSSLTVGSFWLASGAAVATGFYFRPHYFLFAAPVTALLAGFAVQTVADRLQRPTWLRTGWLVGCAASLVFCFFIERLILFRITMPVAIRAIHPGYAFVESPLVGEYLKERLPADGRVFILGSEPQICFYAHRRSATGFIYLYPFFEKHPHQVAMQQRLIDQVEAAKPEYVIVTRTHPFFDPDPNWEGPLLDWIPRFLSGYEQCGIAIAKPEGVSFFDFAPAQPVPLPPAADLILYRRQTPSDQSIPIP; from the coding sequence ATGGGCTGGAATAAGCTGATTTCGTCCCCTCAAACGCCCGGCGCGACTCCATGGCTGCTTCGGCACTGGGATCTGCTGCTCCTGGCCCTGTTCTGGACCGGCGTCCTGCTGATTCGCATCCGGTTTCTGTCGCTCCCGTTCGAAAGGGATGAAGGGGAATACGCTTACGGCGGCCAGTTGATCCTCGACGGCATTCCCCTGTACCGCGAACTGTACACGCTCAAATGGCCGGGCACGCACCTCAGCTATGCCCTGATCCTGGCTCTATTGGGACAAAGCATTGCCGGCGTCCATTTCGGCCTGCTGCTCATCAACACCGCCGCTGCGGCAATGCTCTATCCGTTGGCCCGTTGCTGGCTGAACCGCCCGTTTGCAGTCTTTGCCACCGCCTCGTTTCTGACGCTCACATTAAGTCCGGCCGCCCATGGCGTTATTGCGAATGCAGAACACTTTGCTCTGCTGTGGATTGTGCCCGGCCTGTATTGCCTGGATCGCGGCCTGCGTCGGGGACGATCCGCACCCTGTCTGCAGGCAGGCATCTTTCTCCAGGCAGCAGTCGTCTGCAAGCAGCCGGCGCTGATGTTCGTCATCGGCGGCTGCATTGTGTGCGCCGGGGCCGCCTTGTCCGATCTTCGCTGCCGACAAGGGTGGCGAAATCTGGCTGCGTATCTTGCCGGAAACGGAATCGTGGGACTGACGCTCGTCTCACTGATTCTGTATTGGGGCGTCTGGGACGATTTTGTCTTCTGGACGATGACCTATGCCCGAGACTACACCTCGCAGAACTCGTTGCCCCTGGCGGCGTGGACATTCTATCAGATGCTGTACTGGGTGATCGGAGGAACGTGGCCGATTTATGTGCTCTCAGTCATCGGCCTCATCAGCGCAGCAGCGACGCTGCCCTGGCGATCATCACTGACCGTTGGATCGTTTTGGCTGGCTAGCGGCGCGGCGGTCGCGACAGGCTTTTACTTCCGCCCGCATTACTTTCTGTTCGCCGCCCCTGTCACCGCCCTGTTGGCAGGTTTCGCCGTTCAGACCGTCGCAGATCGTTTGCAGCGTCCGACCTGGCTGCGGACAGGCTGGCTCGTTGGCTGTGCAGCCAGCCTGGTGTTCTGCTTTTTCATCGAACGGCTGATTCTGTTTCGAATCACGATGCCGGTCGCGATCCGCGCCATTCACCCCGGCTATGCATTCGTCGAGTCGCCGCTCGTCGGTGAATATCTCAAGGAGCGACTGCCTGCCGATGGACGGGTTTTCATTCTCGGCTCAGAACCACAGATCTGCTTCTATGCTCATCGCCGGAGCGCGACGGGCTTTATCTATCTCTACCCCTTCTTCGAAAAGCATCCGCATCAGGTCGCGATGCAACAACGCCTGATCGATCAGGTGGAAGCGGCAAAGCCCGAGTACGTCATAGTCACCCGAACTCACCCGTTCTTCGATCCCGACCCGAATTGGGAAGGCCCGCTGCTGGACTGGATTCCGCGATTTCTGTCGGGATACGAACAGTGTGGGATTGCCATTGCCAAGCCGGAAGGGGTTTCTTTTTTTGACTTTGCGCCTGCTCAGCCCGTCCCACTGCCCCCCGCTGCAGACCTCATTCTCTACCGTCGCCAGACCCCATCAGATCAAAGCATACCAATACCATAG
- a CDS encoding cupin domain-containing protein: protein MSLPETPLIRPPATGRTIGVGGDVYRFLATGAENGGRYAMWEAIVPPGSGPPPHIHSREAEAFCVLEGEMTFYLEDERITAPQGSFVHAPPGSLHRFCNESGETARMTITIVPAGLEEMFFEVGHPLSADAVAAPAPTPADIENLIAAAPRYGVELRLPH, encoded by the coding sequence ATGTCCCTTCCAGAAACTCCCCTTATCCGTCCGCCAGCGACCGGCCGCACCATTGGGGTTGGCGGTGACGTCTACCGGTTCCTGGCCACCGGAGCGGAGAATGGCGGGCGGTATGCGATGTGGGAAGCGATTGTCCCCCCAGGCAGCGGGCCGCCGCCGCACATTCATTCGCGTGAAGCCGAAGCGTTCTGCGTGCTGGAAGGGGAGATGACGTTCTACCTGGAAGATGAGCGGATCACCGCGCCTCAAGGGAGTTTCGTCCACGCCCCGCCGGGCAGTTTGCATCGCTTTTGCAATGAGTCAGGCGAGACGGCCCGGATGACGATCACGATTGTGCCGGCGGGACTGGAAGAGATGTTCTTCGAAGTGGGCCATCCGCTTTCTGCGGATGCCGTCGCCGCGCCGGCTCCCACGCCTGCGGACATCGAGAATCTCATCGCCGCCGCACCGCGATACGGTGTGGAACTGCGCCTGCCGCATTGA
- a CDS encoding type II toxin-antitoxin system VapB family antitoxin: MTTNFALDSKLVEQARLIGGHKTKKAAVTAALQEYVRIRMQLKILDLAGTIDYHPNYDYKANRRR; encoded by the coding sequence ATGACCACAAATTTTGCTCTCGACAGCAAACTGGTCGAACAGGCGCGATTGATTGGCGGGCACAAGACGAAGAAGGCGGCAGTGACGGCCGCATTGCAGGAATACGTTCGGATTCGAATGCAGCTGAAGATTCTCGATCTCGCCGGAACCATCGACTACCACCCAAACTACGATTACAAAGCCAATCGGCGGCGGTAG